One Spirochaetota bacterium DNA window includes the following coding sequences:
- a CDS encoding AraC family transcriptional regulator, with protein sequence MLPSCYHIPAQAQSKRDWASLIEARGNVFSFRQNAPVEMYPYYVSYDGPRTIAPHFHGFLEIELVLSGTSIVHIGGREHRARTGDLFFLNDLEEHREIITAARMEKLIIGFLPKVIDDALTGSTADDLLGAFLLARPFSVKAGIVHFPDDALARITNAWLSLIHEFSAARHDRIFHLSTQFRSLLSLIISTAGLAAKSESPMAPVFDYLAAHIAEPTNVAKAITYSGLSKSHFYRLFQRASGMPVTAYVNQVRVEKAKRLLSATTLPIPRIAAELGFTDAAYFHRVFKRIAGMTPEALRRAEAIRRSAATPMP encoded by the coding sequence ATGCTCCCCTCGTGCTATCACATCCCCGCTCAAGCGCAGAGCAAACGCGACTGGGCATCGCTCATCGAAGCGCGCGGGAACGTCTTTTCCTTCCGACAGAACGCCCCTGTCGAGATGTACCCCTACTATGTGTCTTACGATGGCCCGCGAACGATAGCGCCGCATTTCCACGGCTTCCTTGAGATAGAGCTCGTGCTCTCGGGCACATCCATCGTTCATATCGGCGGCAGGGAACACCGCGCACGCACCGGCGACCTCTTCTTCCTGAACGATCTCGAAGAGCACCGCGAGATCATCACCGCAGCGCGCATGGAAAAGCTCATCATCGGTTTTCTGCCGAAGGTCATCGATGATGCACTCACCGGCAGTACCGCGGACGACCTCCTCGGGGCGTTCCTTCTCGCACGGCCGTTCTCGGTGAAGGCGGGCATCGTGCATTTCCCGGACGATGCCCTTGCACGCATCACGAACGCGTGGCTTTCGCTCATCCACGAATTCTCCGCCGCACGGCATGACCGCATCTTTCACCTTTCAACGCAGTTCCGTTCGCTCCTGTCGCTCATCATTAGTACCGCCGGTCTTGCAGCAAAGAGCGAATCGCCCATGGCCCCCGTGTTCGATTATCTCGCCGCGCATATCGCCGAACCGACCAATGTCGCGAAGGCCATCACCTATTCGGGATTGAGCAAGAGCCATTTCTATCGGCTTTTCCAGCGTGCGTCAGGGATGCCGGTGACGGCCTATGTCAATCAGGTGCGCGTTGAAAAGGCGAAACGTCTTCTCTCTGCGACGACACTGCCGATACCGCGTATCGCCGCCGAGCTCGGATTCACGGATGCCGCCTACTTTCACCGCGTGTTCAAACGCATCGCCGGTATGACGCCGGAAGCGCTGCGTCGAGCGGAAGCGATACGCCGATCGGCTGCGACACCTATGCCATGA